In a single window of the Neodiprion virginianus isolate iyNeoVirg1 chromosome 1, iyNeoVirg1.1, whole genome shotgun sequence genome:
- the LOC124310199 gene encoding SAP30-binding protein translates to MSVQSVALASLTATYTDSEGEDGGGDDLQESNIPQGTIALQNVQFGQPQGFTSPKSGRSASNSPVGSNSKSNANLPNAPTLVTDVTSKVQRLVSYFDDTIVSDDEGTAAVNAGGQLFENGRSPLASTMQSPSHQGDMISDGETDLFGVTIPPEPQGQCPVELQEKITKLFRKMEGSGLDMNKVIQQRKDFRNPSIYEKLIQFCSINELGTNYPPERFDPFKWGKDSYYEELAKVQKAEMDKLEKMRKEKTKIEIVSGTAKRPANSSVTAEDDAKKRKSKWDQVATGAPTSVKPTVLLSQPTLTTLTSSATGTKATIISAFGSLPKKRL, encoded by the coding sequence ATGTCTGTACAAAGTGTGGCTTTGGCGTCTCTCACGGCAACATACACTGACTCGGAGGGTGAGGACGGGGGAGGGGACGATCTACAGGAGAGTAACATCCCGCAGGGGACTATTGCCCTGCAAAATGTCCAATTTGGTCAGCCCCAGGGTTTCACCAGTCCCAAATCTGGCCGATCTGCCTCCAATAGCCCCGTCGGATCGAATAGCAAGTCAAATGCAAACTTGCCCAACGCTCCCACCTTAGTTACGGATGTAACGTCCAAAGTCCAGAGATTAGTTTCATATTTTGATGACACGATAGTCTCGGATGACGAGGGTACTGCGGCGGTAAACGCCGGGGGGCAGCTCTTTGAAAATGGGAGATCCCCCTTGGCTTCCACCATGCAGTCTCCCTCGCATCAGGGAGATATGATTTCAGATGGCGAGACAGACCTTTTCGGAGTGACGATACCGCCGGAACCACAGGGACAGTGCCCTGTTGAGTTGCAGGAAAAGATAACTAAACTGTTCAGAAAGATGGAAGGCAGCGGTCTTGATATGAACAAAGTCATACAACAGAGAAAAGATTTTCGGAATCCCTCTATTTACGAAAAACTTATTCAATTTTGTAGCATCAATGAATTAGGTACCAATTACCCGCCAGAACGATTCGATCCTTTCAAATGGGGCAAAGATTCGTACTATGAGGAACTCGCCAAGGTGCAAAAAGCAGAAATGGACAAACTTGAGAAAATGAGGAaggagaaaacgaaaattgaaattgtatcCGGCACCGCTAAGAGGCCGGCAAATTCTTCCGTTACTGCCGAGGACGACGccaagaagagaaaaagcaAATGGGATCAAGTGGCGACCGGAGCTCCAACATCCGTCAAGCCCACCGTATTGTTGTCTCAACCTACCTTAACGACGCTCACGTCCTCGGCGACGGGGACAAAAGCAACGATAATATCCGCGTTTGGTTCACTACCAAAGAAAAGACTGTAA
- the LOC124309393 gene encoding charged multivesicular body protein 4b, with the protein MSFFSKVFGGKKEPTAPSTAEAIQKLRETEEMLMKKQDFLEKKIDIEKQTARKNGTANKRAAIQALKRKKRYEKQLLQIDGTLSTIEMQREALEGANTNTAVLTTMNSAAAALKAAHQHMDVDQVHDMMDDIAEQQDVAREISDAISNPVAFGQDVDEDELAKELEELEQEELDKELLGVGGIGTPTELPAVPATSVPAAPAKARSKAKAEEVDDDLKELEAWAS; encoded by the exons ATGAGCTTTTTTAGCAAAGTGTTTGGCGGTAAGAAGGAGCCCACTGCTCCTTCAACGGCCGAGGCGATCCAGAAACTCAGGGAGACCGAAGAAATGCTAATGAAAAAACAAGATTTCCTCGAGAAGAAGATCGACATTGAAAAACAAACGGCCAGAAAGAACGGAACTGCGAACAAACGAG ctGCGATTCAGGCACTGAAGAGAAAGAAGCGCTATGAGAAACAATTGTTGCAAATTGATGGAACGTTGTCGACAATTGAAATGCAGAGAGAGGCGCTGGAGGGTGCTAATACCAACACAGCGGTTCTAACCACCATGAACAGTGCCGCGGCTGCTCTAAAGGCTGCCCACCAACACAT GGATGTTGACCAAGTTCACGACATGATGGATGACATAGCGGAGCAACAAGATGTTGCACGTGAAATTTCCGACGCAATCTCAAACCCGGTTGCCTTTGGCCAAGATGTGGATGAAGACGAATTGGCAAAGGAACTCGAGGAACTCGAACAAGAGGAATTGGACAAAGAGCTGCTTGGAGTCGGCGGAATTGGAACTCCTACCGAACTACCAGCCGTTCCTGCTACATCAGTGCCTGCTGCTCCTGCCAAAGCTCGTTCAA AAGCCAAAGCCGAAGAAGTTGACGACGATCTAAAGGAATTGGAAGCGTGGGCCTCGTAA